In Deinococcus sp. KNUC1210, a single genomic region encodes these proteins:
- a CDS encoding amino acid ABC transporter ATP-binding protein produces MHQAALSKTGQDIIVAQDVHKRYGNFHALKGVNLTVKAGEVVVIIGPSGSGKSTFIRTINRLEPHEQGVITVDGVELKDGQNLDQIRREVGMVFQSFNLFPHLSVLNNLMLAPTRVRKLPKAQAEQRAMELLKRVGIEEQAHKFPAQLSGGQQQRVAIARALAMDPKIMLFDEPTSALDPEMIKEVLDVMKGLAQTGMTMLVVTHEMGFAREVADRVVFFDQGNIVVDTTPEQFYTNPQNERAELFLSKILGH; encoded by the coding sequence ATGCATCAGGCTGCTCTCTCGAAGACCGGACAAGACATCATCGTGGCGCAGGACGTTCACAAGCGGTACGGCAACTTCCATGCGCTCAAAGGCGTGAATCTGACGGTCAAGGCCGGGGAAGTCGTGGTGATCATCGGGCCCAGCGGCAGCGGCAAAAGCACCTTCATCCGCACCATCAACCGCCTTGAACCTCATGAACAGGGCGTCATCACGGTGGACGGCGTGGAGCTGAAAGACGGGCAGAATCTCGATCAGATCCGGCGTGAAGTGGGAATGGTGTTTCAGAGCTTCAATCTGTTTCCACACCTGTCGGTGCTGAACAATCTGATGCTGGCTCCTACCCGCGTCCGCAAGCTGCCCAAAGCCCAGGCCGAGCAGCGGGCGATGGAACTCCTGAAGCGCGTCGGAATCGAGGAACAGGCGCATAAGTTCCCGGCCCAGCTGTCGGGCGGGCAGCAGCAGCGCGTGGCGATTGCACGTGCACTGGCGATGGACCCCAAGATCATGCTTTTCGATGAGCCGACCAGTGCGCTCGATCCGGAGATGATCAAGGAAGTGCTGGACGTGATGAAGGGACTGGCGCAGACCGGAATGACCATGCTGGTGGTCACGCACGAGATGGGCTTTGCGCGGGAAGTGGCCGACCGTGTGGTCTTTTTCGATCAGGGAAATATCGTGGTCGATACCACGCCCGAGCAGTTTTATACCAATCCCCAGAACGAGCGGGCTGAACTGTTCCTCAGCAAGATCCTGGGCCACTGA
- a CDS encoding carbon monoxide dehydrogenase subunit G: MAPTTTFQGSNTVAASRDRVWEMLQDPEVLAQIIPGLSDMVTRQPGQFQATLSVNVGPVKGKFKAGVHLTNLVQPQQMNLQVEARNMTGGVNVEAQLNLTDLGESTRVDWVARPQLSGILAGVGGKLIESKAREPGAGQRYADRFFSRLAQQA, encoded by the coding sequence ATGGCACCTACCACCACATTTCAGGGAAGTAATACCGTTGCTGCGTCACGTGATCGGGTCTGGGAGATGCTCCAGGATCCGGAGGTCCTCGCTCAGATCATTCCCGGCCTGAGCGATATGGTGACACGTCAGCCGGGGCAGTTTCAGGCCACCCTCAGCGTCAATGTTGGACCGGTCAAAGGGAAGTTTAAGGCAGGCGTACACCTGACCAATCTCGTACAGCCGCAGCAGATGAACCTACAGGTCGAAGCCAGGAATATGACCGGTGGTGTGAACGTGGAGGCTCAACTAAACCTGACGGATCTGGGCGAGAGCACCCGCGTTGACTGGGTGGCACGCCCTCAACTTTCGGGCATACTGGCTGGCGTGGGAGGCAAGCTCATCGAAAGCAAGGCCAGAGAACCCGGCGCTGGTCAGCGGTACGCTGATCGCTTCTTCAGCCGCTTAGCTCAGCAGGCCTGA
- a CDS encoding glucose-6-phosphate dehydrogenase assembly protein OpcA — protein MTTFRSSALQQLGPETTDLRHVDHALTRLWQQAGVQLHVAAANLLVVTEAAHLKRVRETLNDLDAGQTGRQVIVLLEERGSGRSTEVSLVGGHHRYLERVETGAQVGVLGQIVSELLRPATLTHIWWACDQLPPSPVLDALGQLADQVILDTTDLKTHAQLNCLISDLAWARTARWRELTAQLFDDPLAVAQLGNLETASITFCGADPRPARLYGAWLADRLGWPDLQRVHLIAQPADRERGDLSATDLSGPATRFCIRATGPLALGEVVYGGHTRRFEVPLLPMTLAQGLKELMCSPVRDEQFIRALALLHSTLSPVSQPAPPSSPSPHG, from the coding sequence ATGACCACTTTCCGTTCCAGCGCTCTCCAGCAGTTGGGCCCCGAGACCACCGATCTGCGGCACGTCGATCATGCCCTGACCCGGCTGTGGCAACAGGCAGGCGTTCAACTTCATGTGGCCGCTGCCAATCTGCTGGTCGTGACCGAGGCGGCCCATCTGAAGCGTGTCCGCGAAACCCTGAACGATCTGGACGCCGGTCAGACCGGGCGACAGGTCATCGTGCTGCTGGAAGAGCGTGGAAGCGGCAGGAGCACTGAAGTGTCGCTGGTCGGCGGGCACCACAGGTATCTGGAGCGGGTCGAGACGGGAGCGCAGGTCGGCGTGCTCGGACAGATCGTCTCCGAACTGCTGCGCCCGGCGACGCTGACCCACATCTGGTGGGCCTGCGATCAGCTGCCTCCATCACCCGTGCTGGACGCACTGGGGCAGCTGGCCGATCAGGTCATTCTCGATACCACCGACCTGAAGACCCACGCACAGCTGAACTGCCTGATCTCGGATCTGGCGTGGGCACGTACCGCTCGCTGGCGCGAGTTGACGGCTCAGCTCTTTGACGATCCGCTGGCTGTGGCTCAGCTCGGCAACCTCGAAACCGCTTCGATCACGTTCTGTGGAGCCGATCCTCGCCCCGCCCGGCTGTACGGTGCCTGGCTGGCTGACCGCCTGGGCTGGCCCGACCTCCAGCGCGTTCACCTGATTGCACAGCCGGCCGACCGCGAGCGGGGCGACCTGAGCGCCACCGACCTGAGTGGCCCGGCCACCCGGTTTTGCATCAGGGCGACTGGTCCACTGGCTCTGGGCGAGGTGGTCTACGGCGGACATACCCGCCGATTCGAGGTGCCGCTGCTGCCAATGACGCTGGCTCAGGGCCTGAAAGAGCTGATGTGCAGTCCGGTGCGCGACGAGCAGTTCATACGGGCGCTCGCCCTGTTGCACAGCACGTTGTCGCCCGTCTCCCAGCCTGCCCCGCCGAGTTCGCCGAGTCCTCATGGATAG
- a CDS encoding TetR/AcrR family transcriptional regulator yields the protein MTSASLPSPQERILQAALLLLETGGIEAVSTRAVSAAADVQPPTIYRQFGDMQGLLNAVASAGFTAYLQAKVARGTLSDPVEDLRGGWDLHLDFGLKHPHLYTLMYRMTQPGSESPAALEASALLRGIVQRVAEAGRLAVSVERAVAMIHAAGKGITLSLLSAEQNDPGLAELMREAVFKAILTPQPEGVTGSETQRAAAHAVALAALLPGSDVPFSAAEQALFTEWLRRLM from the coding sequence ATGACCTCGGCTTCCCTTCCTTCTCCGCAGGAACGCATTCTTCAGGCAGCCCTGCTGCTGCTGGAAACCGGGGGAATCGAAGCGGTGTCCACCCGGGCGGTCAGTGCCGCCGCCGATGTGCAGCCGCCCACCATCTACCGTCAGTTTGGAGATATGCAGGGCCTGCTGAATGCGGTTGCGAGCGCTGGTTTTACGGCGTATCTGCAGGCCAAGGTGGCGCGTGGGACGCTGAGCGACCCGGTGGAAGACCTGCGGGGGGGCTGGGATCTGCACCTCGACTTCGGCCTGAAACACCCACATCTGTACACGCTGATGTACAGGATGACGCAGCCCGGCAGCGAGTCGCCCGCCGCACTGGAAGCCTCGGCGCTACTGCGCGGCATCGTGCAGCGGGTGGCCGAGGCCGGACGGCTGGCTGTGAGTGTGGAACGGGCAGTCGCCATGATCCACGCGGCGGGGAAGGGGATCACCCTGAGCCTGCTGAGTGCCGAGCAGAACGATCCTGGGCTGGCCGAGTTGATGCGTGAGGCAGTGTTCAAGGCCATTCTGACACCCCAGCCGGAGGGCGTCACCGGCTCTGAAACCCAGCGGGCTGCCGCTCATGCGGTGGCGCTGGCGGCGCTGTTGCCGGGCAGCGATGTTCCGTTCAGCGCGGCGGAACAGGCGCTGTTCACCGAGTGGCTCCGCCGACTGATGTAA
- a CDS encoding DinB family protein, translating to MMDPSLPLMYDWVKRTRERLFEYTEALPNEVYVQNQPSLPASSLRDIHVHVADMYLWWIGRYCLGVEPYQRHLTALPPSQVATHAARTAAIITLEREETLRLQDVAAVRAKFLEVDALMEQAFATFDRLDHPFEVIRASGRPTKVTQRWALVSNMTHEFHHKGQMLAFGRALGYPLPEDIETDMALP from the coding sequence ATGATGGATCCATCCTTACCCTTGATGTATGACTGGGTGAAACGCACCAGAGAACGACTCTTCGAATACACAGAAGCTTTGCCGAACGAAGTGTACGTCCAAAACCAGCCCAGTCTGCCCGCCAGCAGTCTGCGAGATATCCACGTCCATGTGGCAGACATGTATCTATGGTGGATCGGCCGCTACTGCTTGGGAGTTGAGCCGTACCAACGGCACCTTACTGCCCTTCCACCTTCACAGGTAGCGACGCATGCCGCTCGAACAGCGGCAATCATCACGCTGGAGCGCGAAGAAACTCTGAGGTTACAGGATGTAGCGGCTGTCCGCGCCAAGTTCTTGGAGGTGGATGCGCTCATGGAACAGGCCTTTGCGACCTTCGACCGATTGGATCATCCATTTGAGGTCATCCGTGCCAGCGGCCGCCCGACAAAGGTGACGCAACGTTGGGCGCTCGTGTCGAACATGACGCACGAGTTTCATCACAAGGGACAGATGTTAGCCTTCGGACGTGCCTTGGGGTATCCGTTACCAGAGGACATCGAAACGGACATGGCACTGCCCTGA
- a CDS encoding NAD(P)-dependent oxidoreductase: protein MRVVVIGGTGHIGTFLVPRLLALGCDVVSVSRQQREPYQHFPSWKAARQVNIDRSAAEAAGEFGQVIVALKPDVVIDLICFTPESSRQLTEALRGQIQHFLHCGTIWVHGHSTEVPTQESVARRPFGAYGTAKAAIEQDLLHAARQQNFPATVLHPGHIVGPGWVPLNPAGHFNPEVFTALARGEELSLPNLGLETVHHVHADDVAQGFERALTHWNSAVGEAFHLVSPAALTLRGYAEAVSRWFGHEANLSFLPFAAWRAGVAEKDAQATWEHISRSPNCSIGKARQALEYAPRYSSLEAVQTSLAALIAQGVVTP, encoded by the coding sequence ATGCGCGTTGTGGTGATCGGTGGAACAGGACATATCGGGACCTTCCTGGTGCCCAGACTGCTTGCCCTCGGCTGTGACGTGGTTTCGGTCAGCCGTCAGCAGCGCGAACCGTATCAGCACTTTCCGAGCTGGAAGGCTGCCCGTCAGGTGAACATCGACCGGAGCGCCGCCGAAGCTGCCGGAGAATTCGGACAGGTGATTGTGGCCCTGAAGCCCGACGTGGTGATCGACCTGATCTGCTTCACGCCGGAGAGCAGCCGACAGCTGACAGAGGCGCTGCGCGGGCAGATTCAGCACTTCCTGCACTGCGGCACCATCTGGGTGCATGGGCACAGCACCGAAGTTCCGACGCAGGAATCGGTGGCCCGCCGTCCATTCGGAGCCTACGGAACGGCCAAGGCAGCCATCGAACAGGACCTGCTGCACGCGGCGAGGCAGCAGAATTTTCCGGCGACGGTGCTGCACCCGGGGCATATCGTGGGGCCTGGCTGGGTGCCGCTGAATCCGGCGGGGCACTTCAACCCCGAGGTCTTCACGGCGCTGGCACGCGGCGAAGAGCTGTCGCTGCCGAATCTGGGGCTGGAGACGGTGCATCACGTGCATGCAGACGACGTGGCCCAGGGCTTCGAGCGGGCGCTGACGCACTGGAACTCGGCGGTGGGAGAGGCGTTTCATCTGGTGTCTCCGGCGGCCCTGACGCTGCGCGGCTATGCCGAGGCGGTGTCACGCTGGTTCGGGCACGAGGCGAACCTGAGCTTCCTGCCGTTCGCGGCGTGGCGTGCAGGGGTGGCCGAGAAGGACGCCCAGGCCACCTGGGAACATATCTCGCGCAGCCCCAACTGCAGTATCGGCAAAGCGCGGCAGGCCCTGGAGTATGCGCCCAGGTATTCGTCGCTGGAGGCGGTCCAGACCTCGCTGGCGGCGCTGATCGCTCAGGGCGTCGTGACCCCCTGA
- a CDS encoding universal stress protein has protein sequence MVKHVLVAVDASPHAQLALKVARAHYPHAQRRLITVVDPRSLPLEAESRVAAAQAEGRALEALDRLGRDEESRVAVTGEPAAALLRAARSYAADVLVIGTHGRRGLGRWVLGSVAEEVVRHASMPVLVVREAEVPDELRTEDSSATLSPAQPGEATSRS, from the coding sequence ATGGTCAAGCACGTTCTGGTTGCTGTCGATGCCTCGCCTCACGCCCAGCTTGCGCTCAAGGTGGCGCGTGCCCATTATCCGCATGCCCAGCGCCGCCTCATCACGGTGGTTGATCCCCGAAGTCTGCCGCTGGAGGCAGAAAGCCGTGTCGCTGCTGCACAGGCCGAGGGCCGCGCACTGGAGGCTCTGGACCGACTGGGGCGGGACGAGGAGAGCCGCGTCGCCGTGACGGGCGAACCCGCAGCAGCGCTGCTCAGGGCGGCCCGGAGCTACGCAGCAGACGTGCTGGTCATCGGCACTCACGGACGCCGTGGCCTGGGCCGCTGGGTGCTGGGATCGGTGGCCGAAGAGGTGGTGCGGCACGCCAGCATGCCGGTGCTGGTGGTGCGCGAGGCCGAGGTGCCCGACGAGTTGCGAACAGAGGACAGCTCCGCCACCCTCTCCCCGGCCCAGCCTGGGGAGGCCACCTCGCGTTCCTGA
- a CDS encoding FAD-binding protein, with amino-acid sequence MTEVVGPPSAAGTNWGGNLTYSAARFHRPESVEALQEIVRRASTVKALGTRHSFSSVADTAGDLVSLEQLSRTVRVDTERRTVRIEGGVRYGELGAALHAQGFALPNLASLPHLSVAGACATGTHGSGDTSPVLASAVTRLELLTASGDLMELSPEQDEDLFRGAVVSLGALGIVTALTLAVEPTYEVRQDVYEQLPLAQVAAHFDEVMSGADSVSLFTTWQHDTFHQAWLKRRVPGPAVPAPRTWFTATLAERDLHPVAGQSGTPCTPQGGRPGPWFERWPHFRTGHTPSSGEEVQSEYLFPREHAPAALRALFALGSQLAPLLLVSEVRTVAADAFWLSPCSGQDCAAVHFTWRQDEPAVRALLPQIEAALAPFGARPHWGKVFVTPPQHWPGRPSRLADFRDLMQTLDPGGKFQNAFLKSVFADSQHR; translated from the coding sequence ATGACCGAGGTCGTGGGGCCGCCTTCCGCTGCCGGAACCAACTGGGGAGGCAATCTGACCTACAGCGCGGCTCGATTCCACCGCCCTGAAAGTGTCGAGGCGCTTCAGGAGATCGTCCGGCGAGCCTCGACCGTGAAGGCGCTCGGCACCAGGCACTCGTTCAGTTCAGTGGCCGACACGGCGGGCGATCTGGTCTCGCTCGAACAGCTGAGCCGCACTGTCAGGGTCGACACGGAGCGGCGAACAGTCCGGATCGAGGGCGGCGTGCGCTACGGCGAACTGGGCGCAGCGCTGCATGCCCAGGGCTTCGCGCTGCCCAATCTCGCGTCGCTGCCGCACCTCTCGGTGGCAGGAGCGTGCGCGACCGGAACACATGGTTCAGGCGACACCTCGCCTGTGCTCGCCTCGGCTGTCACGCGGCTCGAACTCCTGACTGCCAGCGGCGACCTTATGGAACTGTCGCCCGAACAGGACGAGGACCTGTTCAGGGGCGCGGTGGTGTCTCTGGGAGCGCTGGGCATCGTGACGGCCCTGACCCTGGCGGTCGAGCCGACCTACGAAGTGCGTCAGGACGTCTATGAACAGCTGCCGCTGGCACAGGTCGCCGCGCACTTCGACGAGGTGATGTCCGGGGCAGACAGCGTCAGTCTGTTTACCACCTGGCAACACGACACGTTTCATCAGGCGTGGCTGAAGCGGCGCGTCCCTGGACCTGCCGTGCCTGCCCCGCGCACCTGGTTTACAGCGACCCTGGCCGAGCGCGACCTTCACCCGGTCGCGGGACAGTCGGGCACGCCGTGCACGCCGCAGGGCGGCAGACCGGGGCCGTGGTTCGAGCGCTGGCCCCATTTCCGGACAGGGCATACGCCCAGCAGCGGCGAGGAGGTGCAGAGTGAGTATCTGTTTCCCAGAGAGCACGCGCCAGCCGCCCTTCGTGCGCTGTTTGCGCTGGGTTCGCAGCTTGCGCCGCTGCTGCTCGTCTCGGAAGTTCGCACAGTGGCCGCCGACGCCTTCTGGCTCAGCCCCTGCTCGGGCCAGGACTGCGCCGCCGTCCATTTCACCTGGCGGCAGGACGAGCCTGCGGTGCGCGCCCTCCTCCCCCAGATCGAGGCGGCGCTCGCCCCATTCGGAGCACGTCCTCACTGGGGCAAGGTCTTCGTGACCCCGCCGCAACACTGGCCGGGTCGCCCGTCCAGGCTGGCAGACTTCCGCGACCTGATGCAGACCCTCGATCCCGGCGGAAAGTTCCAGAACGCCTTTCTGAAGTCCGTGTTCGCGGACAGCCAGCACCGCTGA
- a CDS encoding aldo/keto reductase family oxidoreductase, whose product MTNLSNPPTIRSAGTFSLGEFTVNRLGYGAMQLAGPGVFGPPRDPAAALAVLREVVASGVNHIDTSDFYGPHITNELIREALHPYPASLVIVTKVGAVRGTDGSWNPAQRPEELTQAVHDNLRHLGMDALHVVNLRVMGEGHGPSEADISEQFAALAELQQQGLIRHLGLSNVTARQVEEAQAIAPVVCVQNEYNLAHRGDDALIDLLAAQNIAYVPFFPLGGFSPLQSTALSTVAERLGATPMQVALAWLLHRSPNILLIPGTSSVAHLRENLATAELTLPDDALADLNRIAQDAASSD is encoded by the coding sequence ATGACCAATCTCAGCAATCCACCGACCATCAGGAGCGCGGGCACCTTTTCACTCGGAGAATTCACCGTCAATCGCCTGGGCTACGGGGCAATGCAGCTCGCCGGGCCGGGCGTGTTCGGACCACCCAGAGACCCCGCCGCCGCGCTCGCAGTCCTGCGGGAAGTGGTGGCGAGCGGCGTCAATCACATCGACACCAGTGACTTCTACGGCCCCCACATCACCAACGAGCTGATCCGGGAAGCGCTTCACCCGTATCCGGCGTCGCTGGTCATCGTGACCAAGGTGGGTGCGGTGCGCGGTACCGACGGCTCATGGAACCCGGCGCAGCGTCCGGAAGAGCTGACACAGGCTGTACACGACAATCTTCGGCACCTGGGCATGGACGCCCTCCACGTCGTGAATCTGCGCGTTATGGGCGAGGGGCACGGGCCGAGCGAGGCCGACATTTCAGAGCAGTTTGCTGCGCTGGCCGAACTTCAGCAGCAGGGTCTGATCCGGCACCTGGGGCTCAGCAACGTGACGGCGCGGCAGGTCGAGGAAGCGCAGGCCATCGCGCCCGTCGTCTGCGTGCAGAACGAGTACAACCTGGCTCACCGGGGCGACGACGCCCTGATCGACCTGCTGGCAGCGCAGAACATCGCCTATGTGCCGTTCTTCCCGCTCGGCGGCTTCAGCCCGCTTCAGTCCACGGCACTCTCGACGGTGGCCGAACGGCTGGGCGCAACACCGATGCAGGTGGCCCTGGCCTGGCTGCTGCACCGCTCGCCCAACATCCTGCTGATTCCCGGCACCTCGTCTGTGGCTCACCTGCGCGAGAACCTGGCGACCGCAGAGCTGACCCTGCCAGACGACGCCCTGGCCGATCTGAACCGGATCGCGCAGGACGCTGCCAGTTCGGACTGA
- a CDS encoding CBS domain-containing protein, producing the protein MLVRDAMHGNTVTIQSHHSLPDAVVMMETLKVRRLPVMRQSALVGLLSDGDIKRRLPALHDGLTPWEFTDRAARVKVSEAMCPVVLTTTPGTHLETAIELMLDRRVGGLPVLDGGELVGMLTLTDVLRAAVTAPRDVWKTVREQMTEQVVAVPADAPASEAAATLKVTRLRVLPVTEQGQLVGVIHQTDIEAAVERRAAPHGDTLLSDQFFLNTLTARDLMRPPADQVIASMPMRDAVTKMFNSDVHGLPVISSSGKLLGVVTISDVLKTLLGRQEARHS; encoded by the coding sequence ATGCTTGTCAGAGACGCCATGCACGGGAACACCGTCACCATCCAGAGTCATCACTCGCTGCCCGACGCGGTGGTGATGATGGAAACCCTGAAGGTCAGGCGCCTGCCGGTGATGCGGCAGAGTGCGCTGGTGGGGCTGCTGAGTGACGGCGACATCAAACGTCGTCTGCCCGCGCTGCACGATGGACTGACGCCCTGGGAGTTCACCGACCGCGCCGCAAGAGTCAAGGTCAGCGAGGCGATGTGTCCGGTTGTGCTGACGACCACGCCCGGCACGCATCTGGAAACGGCCATCGAGCTGATGCTGGATCGCCGGGTGGGAGGGCTGCCGGTGCTCGACGGCGGGGAACTGGTGGGCATGTTGACCCTGACCGACGTGCTGCGGGCCGCCGTCACCGCGCCGCGTGACGTGTGGAAGACGGTACGCGAGCAGATGACCGAGCAGGTGGTTGCCGTTCCCGCCGACGCGCCCGCCAGCGAAGCGGCAGCCACCCTCAAGGTCACGCGGCTCAGGGTACTGCCGGTCACTGAGCAGGGACAGCTCGTGGGCGTGATCCATCAGACCGATATCGAGGCAGCGGTGGAACGCCGGGCCGCCCCACATGGCGATACCCTGCTGAGCGACCAGTTCTTCCTGAACACCCTGACCGCCCGCGACCTGATGCGCCCCCCGGCAGACCAGGTCATCGCGAGTATGCCGATGCGCGACGCCGTGACCAAGATGTTCAATTCCGATGTACACGGCCTGCCCGTGATCAGCAGCAGCGGGAAACTGCTGGGAGTCGTGACGATCAGCGACGTGCTGAAAACGCTGCTGGGTCGGCAGGAAGCTCGCCACAGCTGA